From one Oncorhynchus clarkii lewisi isolate Uvic-CL-2024 chromosome 6, UVic_Ocla_1.0, whole genome shotgun sequence genomic stretch:
- the LOC139412458 gene encoding D-glucuronyl C5-epimerase B-like → MRCLAARVNYKTLIVICALFTLLTMLLWNRCSSDTALRFLPRAPPPPPSAKGGDASISSQQQPPQPPEPPPIVGGAAGIKYEEMDCLINDDVTIKGRRDGAEVYFPFSWLEKYFEVYGKVVQYDGYERFEFQHSYSKVYAQREPYHPDGVFMSFEAYNVEVRDRVKCISGVEDTGIPRTADTGIPRTADTGIPHRFIKLQENTNH, encoded by the exons ATGCGTTGCCTGGCGGCCCGGGTCAACTACAAGACCCTGATCGTCATCTGCGCCCTCTTCACCCTCCTCACCATGCTTCTGTGGAACCGCTGCTCCAGCGACACCGCCCTGCGCTTCCTCCCGCGGGCCCCGCCGCCACCCCCCAGCGCCAAGGGGGGCGACGCCAGCATTAGCAGCCAGCAGCAGCCCCCGCAGCCCCCGGAGCCGCCGCCCATAGTAGGCGGAGCTGCCGGCATCAAGTACGAAGAGATGGACTGCCTGATTAACGACGACGTCACGATAAAGGGTCGTCGGGACGGCGCTGAAGTGTACTTCCCTTTCAGCTGGCTGGAGAAGTACTTTGAGGTGTACGGCAAGGTGGTGCAGTACGACGGTTACGAGCGCTTTGAGTTCCAGCACAGCTACTCCAAGGTGTACGCGCAGCGCGAGCCCTACCACCCGGACGGCGTCTTCATGTCCTTCGAGGCATACAACGTGGAGGTGCGCGACCGCGTCAAGTGCATCAGTGGAGTGGAAG ACACGGGCATTCCTCGCACCGCAGACACGGGCATTCCTCGCACCGCAGACACGGGCATACCTCACCGCTTCATAAAGTTGCAGGAAAATACAAATCATTGA